From the genome of Planctomycetota bacterium:
CCATGCGTCTGCTAACACTGATCACGGCCGTGCTGATCCCCGCGGCGCTCGTCGCTGCCCCAATTCCGAAGGACAAGGAGAAGCCCAAGGACGCGGAACTGATCCTCGGAACCTGGAAACCCGAGGCCTTCGATCTGGGGGGTGCGCCGGGCGCCCCTCCCCAGGAAGTGCTTGAGAAGATTCGTTTTATCTTCGAGAAAGATGCCAAGTTCAAAATCGCAGGCGGACCGGAAGGGGAGGAGTTGGCCGGTACGTTCAAACTGGACGCGGCCGCCAAGCCGAAAACGGTCGACCTGACGATGCAGCGCCCTGGCAGCGATCAACCCGAGACGATGGTCGGGTTGTACGAACTCGATGGCGACACTCTCAAGTTATGCGTTCCCAACGGACCGGGTGAGGCTCGCCCCACCGAGTTCAAACCGGACGGCAAGCAATACGCAGTCATCACCTTCAAGCGGGTGAAGGAAGAGAAGAAGGACAAGTAGGCGGCATCTCAGATCCCGAACCGTGTCATTATCGTGATACGGTTCCTCACCTCCCCTGTTGCTCTACCTGCACTTCTCGGTCACAATAACACTTCTGCTGATCATCGCCTCGCTTGTGGTGTTATTGCTAATGACTCGCCTCTCCGTACTCGTGCTTTTCGCGGCTCTCTCCAGTCCAGTCAACGCCGCCGAGCCGGTGGTCGACTTCAACCGCGACGTCCGCCCGATCCTGTCGAACAACTGCTACGCCTGCCACGGGCCGGA
Proteins encoded in this window:
- a CDS encoding TIGR03067 domain-containing protein: MRLLTLITAVLIPAALVAAPIPKDKEKPKDAELILGTWKPEAFDLGGAPGAPPQEVLEKIRFIFEKDAKFKIAGGPEGEELAGTFKLDAAAKPKTVDLTMQRPGSDQPETMVGLYELDGDTLKLCVPNGPGEARPTEFKPDGKQYAVITFKRVKEEKKDK